A DNA window from Sediminitomix flava contains the following coding sequences:
- a CDS encoding LVIVD repeat-containing protein has protein sequence MKKYILYFSAFLLATLISCEGSEDASLSPSGDLVSSGKGGSLARFAITGNHLYTVDQYDMQVYSLEDPAKPVLTNSIYIGNDIETIFPLGDQLYIGSQSGMYIYDISNREIPSFLGVYHHIVSCDPVVSDGVYAYVTLRSSETWCNRGLNQLDIVNVSDPTNIQLVSEVNMDGPKGLGVSGNTLMVCDQSFIRVLDVENRKQPKHKFTIDLVANDVIPNNGNWIVSSPEGLFQYRLNGESFEKLSAIY, from the coding sequence ATGAAAAAATACATTTTATACTTTTCAGCTTTTTTGTTAGCTACACTTATTTCTTGTGAAGGTTCTGAAGATGCTTCACTGTCTCCTTCAGGAGATTTAGTCTCAAGCGGAAAAGGCGGTTCTTTAGCTCGTTTTGCAATCACTGGAAATCATCTGTATACTGTTGATCAATACGATATGCAGGTATACAGCCTAGAAGATCCTGCAAAACCAGTACTGACCAATTCGATTTATATCGGAAATGATATCGAAACTATTTTTCCATTAGGAGATCAACTTTATATTGGCTCTCAGTCAGGGATGTATATCTATGATATTTCTAATCGAGAAATTCCATCTTTCTTAGGTGTCTATCATCATATTGTAAGCTGTGATCCTGTAGTTTCTGATGGTGTCTATGCTTATGTGACGCTAAGAAGTAGTGAAACGTGGTGTAATAGAGGGCTTAATCAACTAGATATAGTGAATGTTTCTGACCCAACCAATATTCAGTTAGTTTCTGAAGTAAATATGGATGGCCCCAAAGGTTTGGGCGTAAGTGGGAATACACTCATGGTTTGCGATCAAAGTTTTATTAGAGTTTTGGATGTAGAAAATAGAAAACAGCCAAAGCATAAATTTACCATTGATTTGGTGGCAAATGATGTAATACCTAATAATGGTAACTGGATAGTTTCTTCACCAGAAGGCTTATTCCAGTATAGGTTAAATGGTGAGAGTTTTGAGAAACTCAGCGCCATCTACTAA